The proteins below come from a single Panicum hallii strain FIL2 chromosome 7, PHallii_v3.1, whole genome shotgun sequence genomic window:
- the LOC112899824 gene encoding UDP-glycosyltransferase 73D1-like, whose product MAASLCPKPHFVVIPWPATSHMIPIVDIACLLAGHGAPVTVITTPASAQLVQGRVERAGQGSSASVTVTAIPFPAAEAGLPDGCERLDHTPSVDLVPNFFDATTRFGDAVTRHCRGLMVTRRPDCIVAGMCNTWAHGLARELGAPCFIFHGFGAFALLCCEYLNTHKPHEAAASLDELFDVPVLPPFEFKLARRQLPLQFLPSCSIPEVRLRELREFEMAVDGIVVNSFEELEHGSAARLAAATGKAVFAVGPVSLCGAPGLLDSRADSDDARRCMAWLDAKKARSVLYVSFGSAGRMPPEQVMQLGMALVSCPWPVLWVIKGADSLPDDVNEWLQDNTDANGLPASQCLAVRGWAPQVAILEHPAVGGFLTHCGWGSTLESVAAGVPMATWPFTAEQFLNEKLIVDVIRIGVSVGVTKPTEGVLTGVKSGGGGKAKADVGTEQVKQVLDMLMDGGVDGEARRAKAEELKAKAKAALEHGGSSHMNLEKLIQFAG is encoded by the coding sequence ATGGCAGCCAGCCTGTGCCCGAAGCCTCACTTCGTGGTCATCCCATGGCCAGCCACCAGCCACATGATCCCCATCGTCGACATCGCCTGCCTCCTCGCCGGGCACGGCGCGCCGGTCACCGTCATCACCACGCCCGCCAGCGCGCAGCTCGTCCAGGGCCGTGTGGAACGCGCCGGGCAAGGCTCCTCAGCGAGCGTCACGGTCACCGCGATACCGTTCCCTGCCGCTGAGGCCGGCCTGCCGGATGGCTGCGAGAGGCTCGACCACACCCCCTCGGTCGACCTCGTGCCCAACTTCTTCGACGCCACCACGCGATTTGGCGACGCCGTGACGCGGCACTGCCGCGGCCTCATGGTGACGCGCCGGCCGGACTGCATCGTCGCCGGGATGTGCAACACGTGGGCGCACGGCCTGGCGCGCGAGCTCGGCGCGCCCTGCTTCATCTTCCACGGGTTCGGTGCGTTCGCTCTGCTGTGCTGCGAGTATCTGAACACGCACAAGCCCCACGAGGCGGCCGCGTCGCTGGACGAGCTCTTCGACGTCCCGGTCCTGCCGCCTTTCGAGTTCAAGCTCGCCAGGAGGCAGCTGCCGCTGCAGTTCCTGCCTTCGTGCTCCATCCCGGAGGTCCGACTCCGAGAGCTCCGGGAATTCGAGATGGCCGTGGACGGCATCGTCGTGAACAGCTTCGAAGAGCTGGAACACGGCTCGGCCGCGCGCCTCGCGGCGGCCACGGGCAAGGCCGTGTTCGCCGTCGGCCCGGTCTCGCTTTGCGGCGCGCCTGGCCTCCTCGACTCGCGGGCCGACTCGGATGACGCCAGGCGGTGCATGGCGTGGCTGGACGCCAAGAAAGCCAGGTCCGTGCTTTACGTCAGCTTCGGCAGCGCCGGGCGCATGCCACCAGAGCAGGTGATGCAGCTCGGGATGGCGCTCGTGTCGTGCCCCTGGCCTGTACTCTGGGTCATCAAGGGTGCCGACTCATTGCCTGACGACGTCAACGAGTGGTTACAGGACAACACCGATGCCAATGGCCTCCCGGCGAGCCAGTGCCTTGCAGTTCGAGGGTGGGCGCCGCAGGTTGCCATCCTGGAGCACCCGGCCGTCGGTGGCTTCCTGACACACTGCGGGTGGGGATCGACCCTGGAGAGCGTCGCCGCGGGTGTGCCCATGGCCACCTGGCCGTTCACCGCCGAGCAGTTCTTGAACGAGAAGCTCATCGTCGACGTGATTCGGATCGGTGTGTCCGTCGGCGTGACCAAGCCCACGGAGGGCGTGCTGACCGGTGTcaaaagcggcggcggcggcaaggcgaaGGCAGATGTGGGAACGGAACAGGTGAAGCAGGTATTGGATATGCTGATGGATGGAGGAGTGGATGGGGAGGCTAGGAGGGCGAAAGCTGAAGAGCTGAAGGCCAAAGCAAAGGCTGCTTTGGAGCACGGGGGATCGTCGCATATGAATCTCGAGAAGCTGATACAGTTTGCTGGTTGA